Proteins encoded within one genomic window of uncultured Draconibacterium sp.:
- a CDS encoding efflux RND transporter permease subunit, whose protein sequence is MVKFLIHRPIAVTMAFLAFLLIGIATTVQIPVSLMPDIDIPVISIRVPSNEMPARQLENVVVKQIRSVLKEVNHIEEMKSETRDGTAWIELRFKHGTSIDLASIEVNEKVDKAMNYLPREMSRPEVIRASASDIPVFYLMVNKKAELLTGNKEEFLQLSNFTSQVIRKRLEQLPEVALVDMSGLQYPEIKITPHTAYLQNGTFTISQLEQELNNNNIDLGNLLIRDGQYQYNIRFNTRLRDVSEIAEIPVNLNGKVVSLSEIADVSLQPQKPQGNIKINSESAISLAVIKQSDAKMADLKDELDELVGYFKDDYPELEFNITRDQSKLLEYSINNLGQSLLIGGLLAFLILFVFLRERKAPWLIGISIPVSLLLALFFFYLFKLSINIISLSGLILGVGMMIDNSIIVIDNITQYRDRHFTLSRACEVGTNEVIRPLISSVLTTCAVFIPLIFMKGMAGALFFDQAIAVTIGLSISLLVSITLLPTLYRLFYSKAKQEKQKRQKDPGYYRWYERGLKFVLRNQGATIVFVLLLLAGAALLGKMLTTSRFPEVSQDEMVLKIDWNEPLTLDENNKRVNELMTSLSTKPLYFIEEAGKQQYLLNSGEDAGTTENKLIIKAESPASLSKTTKALGTYFANHFPAADFSFTEADNLFNLAFGKSEAPLIARFSHFNPGNKNYLDELSALLADLDKNYHNSLQSKLITRQLILLETDPEKLMFYEVDNDELYREVKSAFNVNTVFTINNNNMFVPVSIGNSYQSVYEIIQNIQVRNQNNEEIPLSGLVTVNSGSGLKSIVAGKENEYFPVEFEINPGDFKTVSEDIKTIAANHSSFDLSFGGSILSNRAMLTELLLIIGVSLLLLYFILAAQFESFVLPVIVLLEVPIDLFGAFLALKLFGAGINIMSAIGIIVMAGIIINDSILKIDTMNKLHDSGYSLIRSVMEAGHRRLKPIIMTSLTTILAMLPFLFQKGMGAELQQPLALAIIGGMLLGTLVSLYFIPMMYYLLKKESGFKIVKSKN, encoded by the coding sequence ATGGTAAAATTCCTGATCCATCGACCAATAGCTGTTACAATGGCATTTTTGGCTTTCCTTCTTATTGGAATAGCCACCACCGTACAAATTCCGGTGTCGTTAATGCCTGACATCGATATTCCTGTTATTTCCATACGGGTTCCTTCGAACGAAATGCCGGCCCGCCAGCTGGAAAATGTAGTTGTAAAACAAATCCGAAGCGTGTTAAAAGAAGTGAACCACATTGAAGAGATGAAAAGCGAAACACGCGACGGAACGGCCTGGATTGAACTGCGCTTTAAACACGGAACTTCTATCGATCTGGCTTCCATTGAGGTGAACGAAAAAGTGGATAAAGCTATGAACTACCTTCCGCGAGAAATGAGCCGCCCGGAAGTGATCAGAGCCAGTGCTTCGGATATCCCCGTTTTTTACCTGATGGTGAATAAAAAAGCAGAGCTTTTAACCGGCAACAAAGAGGAATTTCTGCAATTAAGTAATTTCACCAGCCAGGTGATACGAAAACGTCTGGAACAACTTCCTGAAGTTGCATTGGTCGACATGAGCGGTCTTCAATATCCCGAAATTAAAATCACACCGCACACTGCCTACCTGCAAAACGGTACGTTTACCATTTCGCAACTTGAGCAGGAATTGAATAATAACAACATTGATTTGGGGAACTTGTTAATACGCGATGGCCAATACCAGTACAACATCCGTTTTAATACGCGGCTTCGCGATGTTTCTGAGATAGCTGAAATTCCGGTAAACCTGAACGGAAAAGTCGTCTCGCTTTCCGAGATTGCTGATGTAAGTCTTCAGCCACAAAAACCACAGGGAAACATAAAGATCAACTCAGAAAGTGCGATTAGCCTGGCGGTGATTAAACAATCTGATGCTAAAATGGCTGACTTAAAAGACGAACTTGATGAGTTGGTCGGTTATTTTAAAGACGATTACCCTGAATTGGAATTTAATATCACCCGCGATCAGTCGAAATTATTGGAGTACTCCATCAATAACCTTGGGCAAAGTTTGTTAATAGGCGGACTGCTTGCATTTCTGATACTATTTGTATTTCTGCGCGAACGAAAAGCACCGTGGTTAATCGGCATCAGTATTCCGGTTTCGCTGTTGCTTGCCCTCTTTTTCTTTTACCTGTTTAAACTCTCCATCAACATTATCTCGCTGTCTGGATTAATTCTTGGAGTTGGAATGATGATCGATAATTCGATCATTGTAATCGACAATATTACGCAATACCGCGACCGGCATTTTACTTTGTCACGGGCATGCGAGGTAGGAACAAACGAAGTTATCCGGCCCTTAATCAGTTCGGTACTTACCACCTGTGCCGTTTTTATTCCTTTAATCTTTATGAAAGGAATGGCTGGTGCCCTGTTTTTCGATCAGGCAATTGCGGTAACTATCGGCTTAAGTATTTCGCTGCTGGTTTCCATAACACTCCTGCCTACCCTGTACCGGCTGTTTTATTCAAAAGCGAAACAGGAAAAACAAAAGAGACAAAAAGATCCAGGTTATTACCGATGGTATGAACGCGGTTTAAAGTTTGTACTTAGAAATCAAGGTGCCACCATTGTATTTGTGCTTCTATTGTTAGCCGGAGCTGCTTTATTAGGTAAAATGTTAACTACTTCGCGATTCCCTGAAGTAAGCCAGGATGAAATGGTTTTAAAAATTGATTGGAACGAACCGCTTACCCTGGACGAGAATAACAAACGCGTGAACGAATTAATGACGTCATTATCTACAAAACCACTTTATTTTATTGAAGAAGCAGGAAAACAACAATACCTGTTAAACAGTGGAGAGGATGCCGGAACAACAGAAAACAAACTGATAATAAAAGCAGAATCGCCGGCAAGTCTATCAAAAACGACCAAGGCGTTAGGTACGTATTTCGCTAATCATTTTCCCGCTGCCGATTTTAGTTTTACAGAAGCAGACAACCTGTTTAACCTGGCTTTTGGAAAATCGGAAGCACCGCTTATCGCCCGTTTTTCACACTTTAATCCGGGCAATAAAAACTACCTCGATGAGCTTTCTGCATTATTGGCCGACCTGGATAAAAACTATCACAACAGTTTGCAATCGAAACTGATAACACGGCAATTGATTTTGCTGGAAACCGATCCGGAAAAGTTAATGTTTTACGAGGTAGACAATGATGAACTTTACCGCGAAGTAAAAAGTGCTTTTAATGTAAATACGGTGTTCACCATTAACAACAACAATATGTTTGTTCCGGTAAGCATTGGGAACTCTTACCAATCGGTTTATGAGATCATTCAAAATATCCAGGTACGGAATCAGAACAACGAGGAAATTCCCTTGTCGGGATTGGTAACAGTAAACAGCGGCTCGGGACTAAAATCAATTGTTGCCGGTAAGGAAAATGAATATTTCCCGGTGGAATTTGAGATCAATCCGGGCGATTTTAAAACGGTTTCGGAGGATATAAAAACCATCGCGGCAAATCACTCCTCTTTCGATCTGTCATTTGGCGGTTCTATACTTTCAAACCGTGCCATGCTAACAGAATTACTGCTGATTATCGGGGTAAGTTTACTCTTGCTCTATTTTATTCTGGCCGCACAGTTCGAATCGTTTGTTTTACCGGTAATTGTATTGCTGGAAGTACCGATCGACTTGTTTGGTGCTTTTCTGGCGTTAAAACTTTTTGGTGCAGGAATCAATATTATGTCGGCCATTGGGATTATTGTAATGGCCGGTATTATCATTAACGATTCCATTCTGAAAATCGACACCATGAACAAGTTACACGACTCAGGCTATTCGCTGATCCGCTCGGTTATGGAAGCCGGTCACCGGCGACTAAAACCGATTATTATGACCAGTTTAACCACCATCCTGGCGATGCTTCCTTTCCTTTTTCAGAAAGGAATGGGTGCCGAATTGCAACAACCGCTGGCACTGGCAATTATTGGCGGAATGCTGCTGGGAACACTGGTTAGTCTATACTTTATTCCGATGATGTACTATTTGTTAAAAAAAGAGAGTGGATTTAAAATTGTAAAGAGCAAAAACTGA
- a CDS encoding DUF4934 domain-containing protein, with protein MKINKIRPIENRLSSFVNWIQAFYSLSTFTVVVLFILVAISACSNNNAEEKEEIHNVQIIQAFNSLDKAQLSQIIDGEIEYVRLETKKDILLGNSPRVFTTDLYIVAATHRQLYLFDRKTGKFIREIGHYGKDPDGYRNVLKAFTFDEKRSQVYTKGWDSKVYATYTLDGSVANEITVQPIEREEDMANNIFTEMITSIAPLNDTSHIGYVWNLNGKEEAKLIVFNKNNPRIKVFPQYKRFDYDINRDGISVFDWNAKFYFLQNELHFFERFTDTVFTVSIENLKPEFVLHRGETEEASGSNLTGQKGDVPYLLIDDLFGAGRFLFFKIRQPREEFNGDIYYGFYDKATNTTKLSENNLGIINDVNDFLPFPFKSVNQNNEVAGLLEAFEVKLWFDDNPEAAGELPVQLKSLSTMAETDNPVVMIAKLKE; from the coding sequence ATGAAAATCAACAAAATTAGACCAATCGAAAATCGATTATCATCCTTTGTCAATTGGATTCAGGCCTTCTACTCATTGAGCACATTTACTGTAGTAGTTCTGTTCATTTTAGTGGCAATTTCAGCTTGTTCCAACAACAATGCTGAAGAAAAAGAAGAAATTCATAATGTCCAGATTATTCAGGCTTTTAACAGTTTGGATAAGGCCCAATTAAGTCAAATAATTGATGGAGAAATTGAATATGTTCGTTTGGAAACGAAAAAGGACATTCTTTTAGGAAACTCGCCGCGTGTATTTACTACTGATTTATATATTGTAGCTGCAACACATCGACAATTGTACTTATTCGACCGTAAAACGGGAAAATTCATCCGGGAGATCGGGCATTACGGCAAAGATCCTGACGGATACAGAAATGTACTTAAAGCTTTTACTTTCGATGAAAAGCGTAGTCAGGTTTATACGAAAGGCTGGGACTCAAAAGTTTACGCTACCTACACATTGGATGGATCTGTAGCCAACGAAATCACCGTTCAACCAATTGAACGCGAAGAGGATATGGCAAATAATATTTTCACAGAAATGATTACTTCCATTGCTCCCTTAAACGACACGAGCCACATTGGCTATGTGTGGAACCTTAACGGAAAAGAAGAGGCAAAACTAATTGTGTTCAATAAAAACAATCCGCGAATAAAAGTCTTTCCGCAATACAAACGTTTTGATTACGACATCAACCGCGATGGTATTTCTGTGTTTGATTGGAACGCCAAATTTTATTTTTTACAAAATGAGCTTCACTTTTTTGAACGGTTTACTGATACTGTATTTACAGTTTCTATAGAGAATCTGAAACCTGAGTTCGTGCTTCACAGAGGGGAAACAGAAGAAGCAAGCGGTAGTAATTTAACCGGTCAAAAGGGCGATGTACCATATTTATTAATTGATGATTTGTTTGGAGCCGGGCGTTTCCTCTTTTTCAAAATAAGACAGCCACGCGAAGAATTTAATGGTGATATCTATTACGGCTTTTACGACAAAGCCACAAATACCACCAAACTCTCCGAAAACAATTTGGGCATTATAAATGATGTAAACGACTTTCTCCCCTTTCCTTTTAAATCGGTAAACCAAAACAACGAGGTAGCAGGTTTACTTGAAGCTTTTGAAGTAAAACTTTGGTTTGACGATAACCCGGAAGCCGCCGGAGAATTGCCGGTCCAGTTGAAATCATTAAGTACCATGGCGGAAACGGATAATCCGGTGGTAATGATTGCAAAACTGAAAGAGTAA
- a CDS encoding 6-bladed beta-propeller — MDIIQKYLISTILFLLICYFEVDAQKVVQIPIGQNIGKSEELPINIVAEDICFIPLETNENCLFGTDISKIEIVDNNLFVSDYNYIFKYDLDGNFITRIGEKGRGPGEYAKGFQTFLIDTNRRHLIGFDLLDQKMMEFDFEGNFLREEKVNFLPGPAEWSGNGYIAVYNMSFTYEKEPWHDFYLLDENAKTIQKNRFKKQADKRYGLMIYPALFYRYKGRTRYKNPYENVIYELDEKGRTTPVYELDYGKYEKYNDVDDVEIQVKNNIGTNRSNPKSFEKIGLLGLSETDNYLFIYYGHQEQRKFGVFDKKRKIFFNLFDTNFDLYGFHDDLYGGVPLFPRPGLITPGFTAISQPLSLKSF, encoded by the coding sequence ATGGACATTATTCAAAAATATTTAATATCAACTATTCTGTTTTTACTGATTTGTTACTTTGAGGTTGATGCACAAAAAGTCGTTCAGATTCCAATAGGGCAAAATATCGGCAAATCAGAAGAACTACCGATCAACATTGTTGCTGAAGACATCTGTTTTATACCGTTGGAAACCAATGAAAACTGTTTGTTCGGGACTGACATCTCGAAAATTGAAATTGTTGATAACAATCTTTTTGTGAGCGACTACAATTACATTTTTAAATACGATCTAGATGGAAATTTCATAACAAGAATTGGGGAAAAAGGCAGGGGCCCCGGTGAATACGCAAAGGGATTTCAAACTTTCCTGATCGACACAAACAGGCGGCACCTGATTGGTTTTGACCTGCTTGATCAGAAAATGATGGAGTTTGACTTTGAAGGGAACTTTTTGCGTGAAGAAAAAGTAAACTTTTTACCTGGTCCGGCCGAATGGAGTGGAAATGGATACATTGCTGTTTACAATATGAGTTTTACCTACGAAAAAGAGCCGTGGCATGATTTCTACCTATTGGATGAAAATGCTAAAACAATTCAGAAAAACAGGTTTAAAAAACAAGCTGACAAAAGATATGGTTTGATGATATACCCAGCCCTTTTTTACCGATACAAAGGGAGAACACGATATAAAAATCCGTACGAAAATGTAATTTACGAACTGGATGAAAAAGGCAGAACAACACCGGTTTACGAGTTGGATTATGGGAAATATGAAAAATACAATGATGTTGATGACGTCGAGATTCAAGTAAAAAACAATATTGGAACTAACAGGTCGAACCCAAAAAGTTTTGAAAAAATTGGCTTGCTGGGTTTAAGCGAAACCGATAATTATCTTTTTATTTATTACGGTCACCAGGAACAACGAAAATTTGGAGTGTTTGATAAAAAGCGTAAGATATTTTTCAATCTGTTTGATACCAATTTTGATTTGTACGGTTTTCATGACGATTTATATGGAGGGGTACCTCTTTTCCCAAGGCCGGGCTTAATAACTCCCGGTTTTACTGCTATTTCACAGCCTTTGAGTTTAAAGAGCTTTTAA
- a CDS encoding efflux RND transporter periplasmic adaptor subunit, whose product MPKFPSIKLQVILFFLVFLFLFTACTNKPNASAEVNKEALPEEKNTVEVITLEEKDFLKEIVSNGKLSASQQAELYFGVSGSIALINVQNGNTIRENQVIASLDNETYRLNMKKAEITMEQAKIDKLDALIGMGYNTADTLYSVEHEAIADIRSGYNQAQVTFEEARLQLAKTELKAPFAGKISGIKQKTFEQANQSEPFCTLINDRRFYIDFPLLETEISKVKLGQNVSIAPISGAQNTTGKICEIDPNIDENGLIWLKAEVENPGQYMQGMNVKVSIKQAIADQLVVPKQAVVLRQNREVLFRYTQGIAYWTYINVLNENENEYAVAAAEGATLSPGDTVIVSNNLNLAHESEVEIE is encoded by the coding sequence ATGCCAAAATTCCCTTCCATAAAACTACAAGTTATCTTGTTTTTTCTCGTTTTCTTATTTTTGTTTACAGCCTGTACAAACAAGCCCAACGCTTCAGCAGAAGTAAACAAAGAAGCTCTTCCTGAAGAAAAAAACACAGTAGAAGTAATTACCCTCGAAGAAAAAGATTTTTTAAAAGAAATAGTAAGCAATGGTAAATTATCGGCCTCGCAGCAAGCTGAACTTTATTTCGGGGTTTCCGGCTCAATTGCATTAATAAATGTGCAGAACGGTAATACTATTCGTGAGAATCAAGTAATTGCCAGCCTGGACAATGAAACATACCGCCTTAATATGAAAAAAGCGGAGATTACCATGGAACAGGCAAAAATTGATAAGTTGGATGCTTTGATTGGCATGGGTTACAACACTGCCGACACATTATATTCTGTAGAACATGAAGCTATTGCCGATATACGTTCGGGCTATAACCAGGCACAGGTAACTTTTGAAGAAGCCCGGCTTCAATTGGCAAAAACAGAATTAAAAGCTCCATTTGCAGGAAAAATTTCAGGAATTAAACAAAAAACTTTCGAGCAAGCCAATCAATCTGAACCATTTTGCACACTTATTAATGACCGACGTTTTTACATCGATTTTCCATTGCTTGAAACCGAAATCTCAAAAGTGAAATTGGGACAAAATGTAAGCATCGCACCTATTTCCGGCGCGCAAAACACTACAGGTAAGATTTGTGAAATTGATCCGAACATAGATGAGAATGGACTGATCTGGTTAAAAGCTGAGGTGGAAAATCCCGGACAATATATGCAGGGAATGAATGTAAAAGTAAGTATAAAACAAGCGATAGCAGATCAATTGGTTGTGCCTAAACAAGCCGTTGTATTACGTCAGAACCGCGAGGTGCTTTTCCGCTACACCCAGGGCATTGCGTACTGGACATACATAAACGTACTTAACGAAAACGAAAATGAATATGCCGTTGCTGCAGCTGAAGGCGCGACACTTTCTCCAGGCGACACAGTAATTGTTTCCAATAATCTAAACCTGGCACACGAATCGGAAGTGGAAATAGAATAA
- a CDS encoding BF3164 family lipoprotein, which yields MKLSCYPTSIFKISKVFQVAFLLIVVTGCNPKSAKNTESVSSTDTLFAETETVREFQNLIPGEIELNEDCFGDVIALEGLQKNTNAIFEVRETQMLVKDSLLIMANLNSGNMFLIFSLPNFRLVKSLGKMGRGPGEFQYPKLVPSENSKNLCYIYEQANNHLFSLQKDFSFKELPFKLSDGRAKHIINDKQMVSFSPNEFLYAESIKGGKAIFDFKILDDSVQNQIIFNLSFSNAYKSWASYIGDFGANAEKERAVYAYKYFKRLVFTDLKNNTSRTLIFNDNGAKKGDALATMSPENTTHYWGMSTQKEHVYVLYSGRSPVEVNKEWRKNEYYIFVEKFDWNGNPIAKYRLNNWGYFCADEQRGKLYLASVNDADPFFEYTIK from the coding sequence ATGAAACTATCCTGTTATCCCACGTCAATCTTCAAAATTTCAAAAGTCTTTCAAGTCGCATTCTTACTAATTGTAGTTACAGGATGTAACCCGAAATCAGCAAAGAATACAGAATCCGTATCATCCACCGATACCTTGTTTGCAGAAACAGAAACAGTTCGGGAATTTCAAAATTTGATACCCGGAGAAATTGAACTGAACGAAGATTGTTTTGGCGATGTTATTGCATTGGAAGGCCTGCAAAAAAACACCAATGCAATTTTTGAAGTCAGGGAAACTCAAATGTTAGTAAAAGATAGTTTGCTGATTATGGCCAACCTGAACAGTGGAAACATGTTTCTTATATTTTCCCTGCCCAATTTCAGGCTTGTAAAATCGTTAGGCAAAATGGGCCGGGGGCCAGGCGAATTTCAATACCCCAAACTGGTTCCTTCCGAAAACAGTAAGAACCTATGCTACATTTATGAACAGGCAAACAACCACCTTTTTTCTTTGCAGAAAGACTTTTCTTTTAAAGAGCTTCCGTTTAAACTAAGCGACGGACGAGCCAAACACATAATAAACGACAAGCAGATGGTGAGTTTTTCGCCCAATGAATTTCTATATGCCGAATCGATAAAAGGTGGTAAAGCAATATTCGACTTCAAGATTTTGGATGATTCGGTTCAAAATCAAATAATTTTTAACCTCTCCTTTTCCAATGCCTACAAAAGCTGGGCATCATACATTGGTGATTTTGGTGCTAATGCAGAAAAAGAACGGGCAGTATATGCATATAAATATTTTAAGCGTTTAGTTTTTACTGATCTGAAAAATAACACCTCGCGAACACTTATTTTTAATGACAACGGTGCAAAGAAAGGTGATGCACTTGCTACCATGAGCCCCGAAAATACCACGCACTACTGGGGAATGTCGACACAAAAAGAACATGTATATGTTTTGTACAGTGGCCGATCGCCAGTTGAGGTTAACAAAGAATGGCGAAAAAACGAGTATTACATTTTTGTAGAAAAATTCGATTGGAATGGCAATCCCATTGCCAAATACCGTCTTAACAACTGGGGCTATTTTTGCGCCGACGAACAACGAGGCAAACTATACCTGGCCTCAGTAAACGATGCCGATCCGTTTTTTGAGTACACAATAAAATAG
- a CDS encoding 6-bladed beta-propeller: MKKLSILLTLITVLFSCTQKKEAYNTVDLTTLTEPGATNLSELGSEINYIPLETNASFLISQIDKLIYEGRSWFILGSVNPINAVRDKNAPPPPPMMPKRSLYRFSNNGEFNCQISQQGGGPSEYRFIEEFLYNKSNNTVDIFSLGEIKEFSLDGKWIKNTTIESNEVTSLAYSNNQLLGFVYNGHGQSENSFVLFDENGRITNKYKNKYKFNVSTGAVIINPECIFYQYDGILHCKELNSDTIFSFDNGTFNPKYILKQGEAKYTTDLREKGISAKLDQFIIQKNFFESENYLFYQYRLNNRTNCFIQNKSTATKYLIDNETGLVNDLDNGPNFKIQNTVTIDDTEYLISWINAFDLKAHIDSEAFKSTTPLHPEKKKEMEQLANRLDENNNPVLMLVKLKK; the protein is encoded by the coding sequence ATGAAAAAACTATCCATTTTACTAACACTTATTACAGTCTTGTTTTCCTGCACACAAAAAAAGGAAGCATATAATACAGTTGACCTTACCACACTTACCGAACCCGGTGCTACCAACTTATCAGAACTGGGATCAGAAATTAATTACATCCCGCTCGAAACAAATGCAAGTTTCTTAATATCACAGATTGACAAGTTGATTTATGAAGGCAGATCCTGGTTTATATTAGGATCAGTAAACCCTATCAACGCAGTACGCGATAAGAATGCCCCTCCACCACCTCCAATGATGCCAAAAAGGTCGCTATACCGGTTTTCAAACAATGGAGAATTTAATTGCCAAATAAGTCAACAGGGAGGAGGACCTTCTGAATACAGATTTATTGAAGAATTTTTGTACAATAAAAGCAACAATACAGTAGATATTTTTTCTCTTGGCGAAATCAAAGAATTCTCATTGGATGGTAAATGGATAAAAAATACAACTATTGAAAGCAACGAGGTGACTTCGTTGGCTTATTCCAACAATCAGCTACTCGGATTTGTCTATAATGGACATGGCCAAAGCGAGAATAGCTTTGTTTTATTCGATGAAAATGGTCGGATTACAAATAAGTATAAAAACAAGTATAAATTTAATGTTTCAACAGGTGCTGTTATTATAAATCCTGAGTGTATATTTTATCAGTACGATGGAATTTTGCATTGTAAGGAACTTAATTCCGATACTATTTTTTCTTTTGATAATGGCACTTTTAATCCCAAATACATTTTAAAACAAGGCGAAGCTAAATACACAACCGATCTGAGGGAGAAAGGTATTTCTGCAAAACTCGATCAATTTATTATCCAAAAAAATTTCTTTGAATCTGAAAATTATCTTTTTTATCAGTATAGATTGAATAACAGGACCAATTGTTTTATTCAGAACAAATCAACTGCGACTAAATATTTAATTGACAACGAAACAGGTCTGGTTAACGATCTGGACAATGGGCCAAACTTTAAAATTCAAAACACTGTAACCATCGATGATACTGAATACCTGATTTCATGGATTAACGCTTTTGATCTAAAAGCTCACATTGATTCCGAAGCATTTAAAAGCACAACTCCTCTCCATCCTGAAAAGAAAAAAGAGATGGAACAACTGGCAAATCGTCTGGATGAAAATAACAACCCGGTTTTAATGTTGGTGAAATTAAAAAAATAA
- a CDS encoding four helix bundle protein yields MFEQQQTTSNDFKQNQTINKQNQRAMATINNFEDLEIWQLAREICQDIYRIIKYDSFSKDFGLVKQINNSSGSVMDNIAEGFEREGNKEFRQFLFIAKGSCGECRSQLIRAYDRKYINQDEFTIIYNKLTTENVKVKNFISYLSKSSMAGNKFK; encoded by the coding sequence ATGTTCGAACAACAACAAACAACTTCTAACGATTTCAAACAAAATCAAACAATAAATAAACAAAATCAACGAGCTATGGCAACCATAAATAACTTTGAAGATTTGGAAATATGGCAATTAGCGAGAGAAATTTGTCAGGATATTTATCGGATTATCAAATATGATTCTTTTAGTAAGGATTTCGGGTTGGTAAAACAAATCAACAATTCCTCAGGCTCTGTCATGGATAATATTGCAGAAGGTTTTGAACGGGAAGGCAACAAAGAGTTTCGACAGTTTCTGTTTATTGCCAAAGGTTCATGCGGAGAATGCAGATCCCAACTCATTCGGGCTTATGATAGGAAATACATCAATCAGGATGAATTTACAATCATCTATAATAAACTAACTACCGAAAACGTGAAAGTTAAGAATTTCATTTCCTATTTAAGTAAAAGTTCCATGGCCGGAAATAAATTTAAATAA
- a CDS encoding carboxypeptidase-like regulatory domain-containing protein → MIKLYTIILLFSYNISFCQEITGIVMDSGSRQAIEFVNIGIVGKNIGTVSNTNGVFKILLDSEMDADTLLFSAIGYEPLWIKIANLSNKNGNKIYLKKKAYDISEVLIKPRNFTEKTLGVTDRNNKVIAGFKDNLLGYECGIRVDIKKSAILKQVKINISTCSFDSIFYGLNVYSAEEDMTFKNILREPIYLKMSKDSICNQLDINLEPYDIVVNGNFLLSLEHVKDLGEGELYFYTGTRRLTYFRITSQGSWQASPVPISISVLADVEE, encoded by the coding sequence TTGATAAAACTTTATACAATCATATTACTATTCAGCTATAATATTTCATTTTGCCAGGAAATAACAGGGATTGTTATGGATTCAGGCAGCCGGCAAGCCATTGAGTTTGTGAATATTGGAATTGTTGGCAAAAATATTGGTACCGTATCCAATACAAATGGCGTTTTCAAGATTCTTTTGGATTCGGAAATGGATGCTGACACACTACTATTTTCAGCAATTGGTTACGAACCACTGTGGATTAAAATAGCCAATCTTAGTAATAAAAACGGCAATAAGATTTATCTTAAAAAGAAAGCTTATGACATATCTGAAGTATTGATAAAACCACGAAATTTTACTGAAAAGACTTTAGGAGTGACCGATAGAAATAACAAGGTAATTGCCGGGTTTAAAGATAATCTTCTGGGCTATGAATGTGGAATTCGGGTAGATATTAAAAAGTCTGCAATTCTAAAACAGGTTAAAATCAACATCTCAACCTGCTCTTTCGATAGTATTTTTTACGGCTTAAATGTGTACAGCGCTGAGGAGGATATGACATTTAAAAATATTCTTAGAGAACCAATTTACTTAAAAATGTCAAAAGACTCAATATGCAACCAACTGGATATTAACTTAGAGCCCTATGATATTGTTGTAAACGGCAACTTCCTGTTAAGTTTGGAACATGTGAAAGATTTGGGCGAAGGAGAGCTCTATTTTTACACGGGAACCCGGAGATTAACCTATTTCAGAATTACCAGCCAGGGAAGCTGGCAGGCTTCACCTGTGCCAATCAGTATTAGTGTATTGGCTGATGTGGAGGAATGA